Proteins encoded together in one Salmo trutta chromosome 3, fSalTru1.1, whole genome shotgun sequence window:
- the LOC115169016 gene encoding transcriptional activator protein Pur-alpha → MADRDSGSDHGGLATGPGSLPPGAMGAAARLQHDTEELASKRVDIQNKRFYLDVKQNAKGRFLKIAEVGAGGNKSRLTLSMSVAVEFRDYLGDFIEHYAQLGPSNPDIVQDEPRRALKSEFLVRENRKYYMDLKENQRGRFLRIRQTVNRGPGLGSAQGQTIALPAQGLIEFRDALAKLIDDYGVDEEPADLPEGTSLTVDNKRFFFDVGSNKYGVFMRVSEVKPTYRNSITVPCKVWSKFGNTFCKYAEEMRKIQERSREKRASELLPEGQHGDDGDDD, encoded by the coding sequence ATGGCGGACAGAGACAGTGGCAGTGACCACGGAGGGCTGGCCACAGGCCCCGGCTCCCTGCCTCCGGGCGCGATGGGCGCCGCGGCAAGACTGCAACACGACACCGAGGAGCTCGCGTCAAAGCGAGTCGACATCCAGAATAAGCGCTTCTACCTAGACGTGAAGCAGAATGCAAAAGGCCGCTTCCTAAAGATTGCCGAGGTCGGAGCTGGGGGAAATAAGAGCCGCCTCACTCTCTCTATGTCAGTGGCAGTGGAGTTCCGTGACTATCTCGGGGACTTCATCGAACATTACGCCCAGCTGGGCCCGAGCAACCCGGATATAGTGCAGGATGAGCCCCGGCGTGCCCTCAAGAGCGAATTTCTAGTGCGAGAGAATCGCAAATATTACATGGATCTGAAAGAGAACCAGAGGGGGCGGTTCCTAAGGATCCGTCAGACCGTTAATCGGGGGCCCGGATTGGGAAGTGCACAAGGCCAGACCATCGCGCTTCCAGCGCAGGGACTTATCGAGTTCCGTGACGCTTTGGCCAAACTCATCGATGATTACGGTGTGGACGAGGAACCAGCAGATCTACCCGAGGGCACTTCCTTGACTGTTGACAACAAACGCTTTTTCTTCGACGTGGGTTCTAACAAGTACGGAGTGTTCATGCGGGTCAGCGAGGTGAAGCCTACCTACCGGAACTCCATCACTGTTCCGTGCAAAGTGTGGTCCAAATTCGGCAACACGTTCTGTAAATATGCCGAGGAGATGAGAAAGATCCAGGAGCGGAGTAGAGAGAAACGGGCCTCCGAACTCCTACCGGAGGGCCAACATGGTGACGACGGGGACGATGATTGA